A stretch of Monomorium pharaonis isolate MP-MQ-018 chromosome 7, ASM1337386v2, whole genome shotgun sequence DNA encodes these proteins:
- the LOC105840007 gene encoding uncharacterized protein LOC105840007, with amino-acid sequence MAELRVRDLDDSATKAESAVAISDAGECAEEQVKVGAVRGSYDGLSTSWVRCPVGAANKVAAAARITIGWAICRVQLLAARPLQCFKCMKRGHVGSRCPNGGVGRTELCYRCGRPGHRAAACKERVRCPTAGRRRTTGWADRLVGPPQPGAKVEEEENRGADHKGPRPQHRRLGLPLIRPQRA; translated from the coding sequence ATGGCGGAGCTCCGGGTCAGAGACCTGGATGACTCCGCCACGAAGGCAGAGAGCGCTGTGGCGATTAGCGACGCGGGGGAATGTGCTGAGGAGCAGGTCAAGGTCGGTGCCGTCAGGGGGTCTTACGACGGGCTGAGCACCTCCTGGGTCCGGTGCCCGGTGGGCGCGGCCAACAAGGTTGCCGCGGCGGCCCGCATTACGATCGGCTGGGCGATCTGCCGCGTACAGCTGCTGGCGGCGCGGCCCCTTCAATGCTTTAAGTGCATGAAGAGGGGGCACGTGGGGTCGCGCTGCCCCAACGGGGGAGTCGGTCGTACCGAACTATGTTACCGGTGCGGTCGGCCCGGACATAGGGCGGCGGCATGCAAGGAGCGCGTGAGGTGCCCGACCGCGGGCAGAAGGCGGACCACCGGGTGGGCGGACCGGCTTGTAGGGCCCCCCCAACCAGGGGCAAAAgtagaggaagaagagaacaGAGGGGCGGATCACAAGGGTCCCCGGCCGCAGCACCGGCGGCTGGGACTGCCCTTGATCCGTCCGCAGCGGGCGTGA
- the LOC118646703 gene encoding uncharacterized protein K02A2.6-like encodes MALIGSIEPFNSKESDITTYLERIEQLFVCNDINEAKKVSVFLTLIGGDAYGVLKDLLAPSLPTKQETEEDVKAYAVRLKNLAKYCEFATFLEEALRDKFVCGIRSEGVKRKLLTEDNLTFNRAYELAVGIELAESQVSQKVHPVKVVESRAKIKGKKQRATKPSHSQLASRVKCKRCLRVHFEGNKCPAINWTCYSCQQTGHTAKSPLCKNRVHSLQSEESEIGVSSAVEDEESLELGLIQESTEGELYHVHSVTKSRENESLKVALHIENKLMTMEVDSGACKSVIHVNDYNKWLSHLALRSVSFKLRVVTGEKVEIVGQVLVRVRYTTETFKLPLIVLNGKTKFIPLLGRNWLNVLNPKWREVINMPLIIKSVSQCKVESSQVDHFGEAANSRKRLVLSIRSQFGAVFKEESNTSIKNFKVDVKLKKKANPIFHRAYQMPFALKPKVEEELSRMVEEGILSKVTHSRWASPIVVIPKKNGKDVRICVDFKKTLNTVIDTEHCVLPLPEDIYANLSGSRCFTVIDLKGAYQQLAIGDSSKELFTINTHLGLFKYNRLTFGVRSAPGIFQSIMESILAGLKNTQCYLDDILVHGATVEQCYRRVEFLGHIVDANGIHPTGEKIECIQKAPAPTNVTQLKSYLGLLSYYRKFIPMLSAKLKPLYELCNTGSEFRWNDECEKTFQSSKKLLTSDEVLTHFDPTLPIVVTCDSSGYGVSAVLSHIIEGKDKAVLFASSTLSPAKQKYSNLERESLALIFSLKKFHKYIYGRRFILLTDHQPLQFIFGKNKGIPVTAAARITRWALTLSAYDYEIRYKKGKLIANADGLSRLPMSASTEIPGYLNSFSLLNTVPLHAGDVARATQKDRVLTKVIEFTLSGWARDVEDEALKPYFTKRHELSVENNCLLLGNKVIIPESLRTEVLNLFHEQHVGIVRSKMLLRAYCWWPGINDDVEKFISSCEVCQQTQNFSNSSTLLSWPTAPNVFYRVNIDFFHKYNHTFLMVSDSKSKWIEVKLMDHGSTASETILKLKEVFAVYGLPVELVSDNGPPFNSSEFSAFCQANGIKPVKSPPYHPQSNGSAERSIQTVKKGLERALFTEKGRDIGKNVLLTRLINFLFTYRNIPSTVTGKSPAENIFKMRPGTRFDLIKPFSKEITMGHKGDAKEIRLYTLNEPVYVKNIPLKMWEKGKIIKVLSHSTYLVQIADKIRFVHANDIRVNPYMAGGADGETQPSITEQPMAVDYNKGNVSAKDEQGEEEVPACKKEIVEEQASSQRSISKSNNYPSLESSTSKTYSTRSGRIVKPPARLTL; translated from the exons ATGGCACTCATTGGGTCAATCGAACCATTCAATTCGAAAGAATCGGATATCACAACATACTTAGAGCGTATCGAACAATTATTTGTCTGTAATGATATAAACGAAGCAAAAAAAGTGTCAGTTTTCCTAACCTTAATCGGAGGAGATGCGTATGgagtattaaaagatttattagcACCGTCATTACCTA CCAAGCAGGAGACAGAGGAGGATGTGAAAGCATATGCCGTCAGATTGAAGAACTTAGCTAAGTATTGCGAGTTCGCTACTTTTCTCGAAGAAGCACTTCGCGATAAATTTGTATGTGGAATACGTTCAGAGGGAGTCAAACGAAAATTGTTAACGGAAGATAACCTTACTTTTAATAGGGCGTATGAATTGGCAGTGGGCATAGAATTAGCGGAAAGTCAA GTCAGTCAAAAGGTGCATCCAGTCAAGGTAGTAGAGTCAAGGGCCAAAATCAAGGGCAAAAAACAGCGGGCAACTAAGCCAAGTCATAGTCAACTAGCGAGTCGAGTCAAATGCAAACGATGTCTTCGCGTGCACTTCGAGGGCAACAAGTGTCCAGCTATCAACTGGACCTGTTATTCTTGCCAGCAGACGGGTCATACTGCAAAGTCACCATTATGCAAAAATAGAGTTCACAGTCTGCAATCGGAGGAATCTGAAATCGGTGTTAGCAGCGCAGTCGAAGATGAAGAATCATTGGAATTGGGCTTAATACAGGAGTCTACGGAGGGTGAACTGTATCATGTACATTCCGTTACAAAGTCGAGAGAAAACGAAAGTCTGAAAGTCGCGTTACATATCGAAAATAAGTTAATGACTATGGAAGTTGATTCGGGTGCATGCAAGTCGGTCATTCACGTCAACGATTATAACAAATGGTTGTCGCATTTAGCCTTAAGATCTGTAAGTTTTAAGTTAAGAGTCGTAACAGGCGAAAAGGTAGAAATTGTCGGTCAAGTCTTAGTCAGAGTCAGGTATACGACCGAAACATTTAAGCTACCATTGATTGTGTTGAAtggaaaaactaaatttattccTTTATTAGGTCGCAATTGGTTGAATGTATTAAATCCAAAGTGGAGAGAAGTAATTAACATgcctttaattattaagtcaGTCAGTCAATGTAAGGTTGAATCAAGTCAAGTTGATCATTTTGGGGAAGCTGCGAATAGTCGAAAGCGGTTGGTATTATCTATCAGGTCACAGTTTGGAGCGGTTTTTAAGGAGGAATCAAACACCAGCATCAAAAATTTCAAGGTCGATgtaaagctaaaaaaaaaggcaaatcCAATATTCCACCGTGCGTACCAAATGCCATTTGCGCTCAAGCCTAAAGTCGAAGAAGAACTATCCAGGATGGTGGAAGAAGGAATATTAAGTAAGGTAACTCACAGTCGATGGGCAAGCCCCATTGTTGTCATACCCAAGAAGAATGGGAAAGACGTTAGGATTTGTgtcgattttaaaaaaacgttgaaCACTGTCATTGATACCGAACATTGTGTACTACCCCTACCGGAAGATATTTACGCTAACCTTAGTGGAAGTCGATGTTTCACAGTCATCGATCTTAAAGGAGCATATCAGCAACTCGCAATAGGGGACAGTTCTAAAGAGTTGTTTACTATCAATACTCATTTGGGGCTGTTCAAATATAATCGATTAACGTTTGGTGTAAGGTCGGCCCCGGGAATATTTCAGTCAATTATGGAAAGCATTCTTGCTGGCTTGAAGAATACTCAATGTTATCTAGATGATATCCTGGTTCATGGAGCTACAGTGGAACAATGTTATCGCCGA gtTGAGTTCTTAGGACACATAGTGGATGCCAATGGAATTCATCCGACCGGGGAAAAAATAGAATGTATCCAGAAGGCACCGGCACCAACTAATGTGACTCAGTTAAAGTCGTACTTGGGATTGTTAAGTTATTACAGGAAATTCATCCCTATGTTGTCGGCGAAGCTTAAACCATTATATGAGTTATGTAATACAGGAAGTGAATTCCGTTGGAATGACGAGTGTGAGAAAACATTTCAATCAAGTAAAAAGCTGCTCACATCGGACGAGGTGCTTACGCACTTTGATCCAACGCTACCAATCGTGGTCACGTGCGACTCGAGTGGTTACGGAGTAAGCGCCGTACTAAGTCATATAATCGAGGGAAAAGACAAGGCTGTTTTGTTTGCCTCAAGCACGTTGTCGCcagcaaaacaaaaatattccaaTTTGGAAAGGGAAAGCCTTGCGCTGATATTTAGTCTAAAGAAGTTCCACAAATACATCTACGGCCgaagatttattttgttaacagATCACCAACCACTTCAGTTTATTTTTGGGAAAAACAAAGGAATTCCGGTAACAGCAGCGGCACGCATCACGCGATGGGCTTTAACATTGTCAGCGTATGATTATGAAATTCGGTATAAAAAGGGCAAGCTTATTGCTAATGCAGATGGACTATCACGTTTACCGATGTCGGCAAGTACGGAAATCCCAGGCTACTTGAATTCGTTTAGCTTGTTGAATACAGTACCACTACATGCAGGAGATGTGGCAAGAGCCACCCAAAAGGATAGAGTGTTAACTAAGGTTATCGAATTCACACTATCGGGATGGGCAAGAGACGTGGAAGATGAGGCGTTAAAACCATATTTTACCAAGAGGCATGAACTGTCAGTCgagaataattgtttattactgGGAAACAAGGTGATCATTCCTGAGTCGTTGAGAACAGAAGTACTAAATCTTTTCCATGAGCAACATGTGGGTATCGTCCGCTCGAAGATGCTTTTAAGGGCCTATTGTTGGTGGCCAGGTATAAATGACGACGTCGAAAAATTCATATCATCGTGTGAAGTTTGTCAACAAACACAAAACTTTTCGAACAGTAGCACCTTGCTTTCGTGGCCTACAGCGCCAAATGTCTTCTATAGAGTCAATATTgacttttttcataaatacaaTCACACATTCTTAATGGTGAGCGACAGTAAGTCAAAGTGGATTGAGGTTAAGCTAATGGACCATGGATCAACAGCAAGCGAaaccattttaaaattaaaagaagtgTTTGCAGTGTATGGTTTACCAGTGGAATTGGTCTCAGATAATGGTCCGCCATTCAATTCATCGGAGTTCAGCGCATTTTGTCAGGCAAACGGAATTAAACCAGTCAAGTCTCCACCGTATCACCCCCAGAGTAATGGTAGCGCAGAGAGGAGCATTCAAACAGTTAAAAAAGGATTGGAAAGAGCATTGTTTACGGAAAAAGGGAGAGATATCGGCAAAAACGTATTATTGACTCGTTTGATAAACTTCCTTTTTACGTATCGAAACATTCCATCAACGGTAACGGGGAAATCTCCcgcggaaaatatttttaaaatgagaCCCGGAACTCGATTTGACTTGATTAAACCCttttctaaagaaataacTATGGGCCACAAGGGGGACGCAAAAGAGATTCGATTGTATACGTTAAATGAACcggtatatgtaaaaaatattccgtTGAAGATGTGGGAAAaaggtaaaattataaaagtgcTAAGTCACTCTACTTATCTCGTTCAAATAGCggataaaattagatttgtaCATGCCAATGATATTCGCGTGAATCCATATATGGCCGGCGGAGCCGATGGCGAAACACAACCTAGTATTACGGAGCAACCTATGGCTGTGGATTATAATAAGGGAAATGTTTCGGCGAAGGATGAACAGGGGGAGGAGGAAGTTCCGGCCTGTAAGAAAGAAATCGTGGAAGAGCAGGCTAGTTCGCAAAGATCGATCAGTAAGAGCAATAATTATCCTAGTCTGGAAAGTAGTACTTCCAAAACTTACTCCACTCGCTCGGGCAGAATTGTAAAACCGCCGGCAAGATTAACTTTATAA